One genomic region from Rosa rugosa chromosome 1, drRosRugo1.1, whole genome shotgun sequence encodes:
- the LOC133723525 gene encoding putative laccase-9, which produces MEVKKMLGLLLGIFFLDGLFLLSAASNVHHYSFILKETNFTRLCFEKPMLTVNEQFPGPTIHVRKGDTAFVNVHNDGKYGITIHWHGVKQPNNPWSDGPENITQCPIQPGKNFTYEVIFSDEEGTLWWHAHSDWSRATVHGHIVILPEIGKTYPFPEPYAEQTIFLASWFNTDVKELIDDATLIGGDPDPSDGFTINGWPGALYNCSNETISTFGVEYGKTYLFRLVNGVMNEEMFFGIAGHNFTVVAQDAAYIKPIVTSYIMITPGQTMDILLTADQSPSSYYIAASPFFDSNAPFDNTTTTAILQYTNGTAPSSIPFPSLPSTTDKESADNFTSKIKALASEEHPISVPQNITKRIFITVSVNQLPCDLVNGTCGGPNGNRLAASLNNISFSTPTTDILQQYYSMLNDTSFDTDFPSQPAVLFNFTGDDADDYILPEVGTKAKLVGYGASVEIVYQGTNIGNAENHPMHLHGYSFYVVGSAYGNWNETTSPDTYNLIDPPEVNTIGVPKNGWTSIRFVANNPGVWFMHCHLERHASWGMNTVLIVKNGPTNDTKIRRPPPNLPICA; this is translated from the exons ATGGAAGTTAAGAAAATGCTAGGGCTCCTCTTAGGGATCTTCTTCCTCGATGGGCTGTTCCTCCTCTCCGCGGCTTCAAACGTCCACCACTACAGCTTTATA CTGAAGGAGACGAACTTTACAAGACTATGTTTCGAAAAGCCGATGCTCACTGTAAATGAGCAGTTCCCAGGACCAACTATTCATGTTCGCAAAGGAGATACTGCTTTTGTTAATGTTCACAATGATGGCAAATATGGTATCACCATTCACtg GCATGGAGTGAAGCAACCAAATAATCCATGGTCAGATGGTCCAGAAAACATCACTCAGTGCCCGATTCAGCCTGGAAAAAACTTCACTTATGAGGTCATATTTTCAGATGAAGAAGGCACCCTATGGTGGCATGCGCATAGTGACTGGTCACGTGCTACAGTCCATGGTCACATCGTTATCTTACCTGAGATAGGAAAGACTTATCCATTTCCCGAACCTTACGCTGAGCAAACAATTTTTCTTG CATCGTGGTTCAATACTGATGTGAAGGAACTAATTGATGACGCCACACTAATTGGAGGTGACCCAGACCCATCGGATGGATTCACCATCAACGGCTGGCCAGGAGCTTTATACAATTGCTCCAATG AAACCATATCCACTTTTGGAGTTGAATACGGCAAGACCTATCTTTTTCGTCTAGTGAACGGTGTGATGAACGAAGAAATGTTCTTTGGAATTGCCGGACACAACTTCACCGTGGTAGCTCAAGACGCAGCATACATCAAGCCCATAGTAACAAGCTACATAATGATAACTCCCGGCCAAACCATGGACATTCTACTAACAGCAGACCAGTCTCCAAGTTCCTACTACATTGCAGCCAGCCCATTCTTTGACTCAAACGCTCCATTCGACAATACCACCACCACAGCTATTCTCCAGTACACAAACGGAACCGCCCCATCGTCTATTCCTTTTCCTTCACTTCCTTCGACGACCGACAAAGAATCTGCAGATAATTTCACAAGCAAGATAAAGGCTTTGGCAAGCGAGGAACATCCGATTAGTGTGCCTCAAAATATTACCAAAAGAATCTTCATCACAGTTTCCGTGAATCAGCTACCTTGTGATCTTGTTAATGGCACTTGTGGGGGTCCTAATGGTAATAGGCTGGCTGCTAGCTTGAACAATATCAGTTTCTCTACCCCCACTACTGATATACTGCAACAATACTACAG CATGTTGAATGATACTAGCTTTGACACCGATTTTCCTAGTCAACCAGCGGTGTTATTCAACTTCACAGGGGATGATGCAGACGATTATATACTGCCAGAAGTAGGGACGAAGGCGAAATTGGTTGGGTACGGGGCATCGGTTGAAATTGTGTACCAAGGGACTAATATTGGGAATGCAGAAAACCATCCGATGCATTTGCATGGTTATAGCTTCTATGTCGTCGGCTCAGCTTATGGCAATTGGAATGAGACCACTTCTCCAGACACTTACAACTTGATAGATCCACCGGAAGTCAACACCATCGGAGTTCCTAAGAATGGATGGACTTCCATTCGATTCGTTGCTAACAATCCTG GAGTGTGGTTTATGCATTGTCATTTGGAACGTCATGCTAGTTGGGGCATGAACACGGTACTTATTGTGAAGAATGGACCCACCAATGATACCAAGATCCGACGACCCCCTCCAAACTTGCCAATCTGTGCCTAG